Within Bacillus sp. Marseille-Q1617, the genomic segment AAGTTGGCGGCATTGGATCCGAAAATCGCTGTGACAGGACATGGGGAGATGATGGCAGGGGCAGAATTGGAGCGTTCGCTGAAGATGCTGGTTGAGAGATTTAGTGAAGTGGCGCTGCCGCCGAACCGGAGATCTCATTGATCCTGCGGTCCTCTAAAACGTGAACCCTCTTCAGTCGAAGGGGGTTTTTTACATGGAGCAAGGTATGGAAGCCTTGATGGGCAGTGTAGGAGATGAATCGACTCGACTCGACCGCTATGAAAAAGAAAAGATTCTCAAACTGCCTGGAAACGTCCCGCAGCCTGAGAATCCTCTATTATGAATTATTCACAATGTTCATTCTTATTCTTGTGAAGCGGAGGAGGGATCAACCATCCTTTTTCTTTGTTTAACTTCAGAACTTTGGCACCCATTTGTGCTTTTTGCATATGGAATTGACCGAACATCATGGCCACGTCTTCACGGATGCTTTGTCCGATAATCGCGCTGCATGCCACGAGTCCTGCCGCGATGTTGCTTGATAATGCAGCTGCAATCGCAGGATCCGGCATACGGGCACCTGTCGGAATATCATCCAGGCAGGCACTAGGAGCCTCTGGTGGAGTAGGGGGTAACCCGATTCCATTTTCCTTCAGAAGTTTCTCCACTTGCTTGATTTCTTCCTGCCCAGCTTCTATGCTGTCTTTCAACAA encodes:
- a CDS encoding DUF3231 family protein; the encoded protein is MGILSGNPQEEPLHYGEVFGTWSYLLTAKSTVAGYQMQLNHAGDDDLKKLLKDSIEAGQEEIKQVEKLLKENGIGLPPTPPEAPSACLDDIPTGARMPDPAIAAALSSNIAAGLVACSAIIGQSIREDVAMMFGQFHMQKAQMGAKVLKLNKEKGWLIPPPLHKNKNEHCE